The Glycine soja cultivar W05 chromosome 9, ASM419377v2, whole genome shotgun sequence sequence TAGTTTCTATTttggacaaaacttagatgcggtttcttttatatatactaaATGTTTGCATTAAAAATAAGCATAAGTTACTAGGTAACTGATCAATATAAgatcatcattatttttttagatgttTTTGATGTATTATTTTTCAACTCTAATTGAAGTTTCATCTCAATAATTTGCACAATAAATGTTTgtattaaagataaatataagtTATTAAGGTAAAACTTCAATTCTAGTTGAAGAATAACACCAAAAAAACACTTAAGATACTGCATGTAAGTTTTGTTCCTTTTGGATAACTTCAATAGCTTATTCTAAAATTGGGTTTTAATTTTGTAGGTGAACAGAGTGGTGATAAGTTGAGTTTGATAAAACTGGCTAGCTTAATTGAAGTTTCTGCGAAGAAAGGTACACGCGAACTCATACTACAGAACAAGTTGATGGACCAAGTTGATTGGCTTCCTGATTCGATAGGGAAGTTATCTAGTTTGATCAAATTGGATTTATCTGAGAATCGAATTATGGTTCTACCTTCCACGATCGGAAGCCTTTCTTCCTTGACAAGTTTGGATTTGCATTCGAATAAGATCGCGGAGCTTCCAGAGTGTGTTGGGGATCTCTTAAGTCTCGTGTATCTCAACGTTGGGGGAAACCAGTTATCATCATTACCTGCTTCTTTGGGCAGATTGGTGCATCTTGAGGAACTTGATTTGAGCTCCAACCAGCTTTCAGTGCTTCCTGATGCCATAGGGTCTCTTGTAAGCCTAAAAATACTGAATGTGGAGACAAATGACATAGAAGAAATTCCGCATTCAATTGGTCGTTGTGTTGCACTTAAGGAGCTTTGTGCAGATTATAACAGGCTCAAGGCCCTGCCTGAGGCTGTGGGGAAGATTGAGAGTCTTGAGGTATTGTCTGTGAGGTACAACAATGTTAAACAGCTACCTACGACGATGTCGTCTCTGTCGAACTTGAAGGAGCTGAATGTGAGTTTCAATGAGCTTGAGTACGTGCCTGAGAGCCTGTGTTTTGCTACCTCGCTTGTGAAGATGAACATAGGGAACAACTTTGCTGACATGCGATCCTTGCCGAGGTCCATTGGGAACCTTGAAATGCTTGAGGAGTTGGATATCAGCAACAATCAGATTCGTGTCCTTCCTGACTCTTTTGGGATGCTCACTCGGTTACGGGTCCTGAAAGTGGAAGAGAATCCTCTTGAAATCCCTCCAAGACATGTAGCTGAAAAGGGAGCACAGGTAACTAACTCTCTTTCTCGATTTAACCATTGGTTTAGGGTGTTTTGATTGCTATTTATAAACACTGTTTTTAGTTCAACAAGAAAACAGATACTCACTAAGTTTATGCCTCACCCTAATTTCTGATATTGTTTGCGCCAGTCATAATAGTATGATTTTACCAATTACCAAAATTTCAGTTTAGTccttgattttgaaaatcaatgCTTATCAGTTATGAAGAACTAAAGTGGACTGGCAggatttcatttattattatttttctttaattacaaaaatatcacctttttttttacttattatctgtgttttaaaaaattattgaaaattatttttattttttattttcactacgGAATtatctgaaaataaaaaatgaaaacaggaaatattttcttaaatcaaactctccgtttttttttcttttatcttttagttcttgtCGCTCTAGCTGTAATAAAGATCTTTCTATTATCTGAATCTCATGTTTCAAGTCATGGTGCATCGCAGGCTGTTGTCAAGTACATGGCTGATCTTGTTGAGAAGAAGGATGTTAAATCGCAGCCActtattaagaagaaaaagggtTGGGCTCATCATATGTGCTTCTTTTCAAAGTCAAACAAAAGGAAGCGTGACGGCGTTGATTTTGTTAAAACCTGATTAAATTCAACCAAAGCCATTCCTGGCAAGCAAAAGATTCCATGAGTAAGTGGTTGAGTTAATTTTCCTGGTCATTGGTCAATGCTTGTAATGCACACATGGGAGTTGGGTATTGATTATGAAATAATTGTAGGTTTCATAGTTCACCAATCACCAGTAGCTTTGGTGGCCTTAATTGACCTAGAATCAGCACTTGTGGCAAGGCTAGATTCCATTAGAGCAAGTAGTGGCATAGAGTGAATGCATTGCATACTTTTATAATAGTTGGTTATTGGTAATTGGTAATTGGGTACCAAATCATGCTTTGCTGGCTAATGTTGTGTGTTTATGACAGTGAGATGCATTTGTTTATGTAAAAAAGGACAAAGATATGTCTGTCAGTCTCTGGTCAACATTACGACAGAATGAATTGGCATGGGAATCTTCCTTGGCTGTTGGAATTTGCTAACTTTGAGTCACATACTGTAGATTccctattcaatatttttttctcctttctagaacttaattttttcatttgtatttcTGGTATCTTGAAAATAGAAACAAGTGTACATTCATGATCCAACCATTTAAGTCTACTTCCACTCAATTGTATGTATATCTTCCTGTCACAGTACAACTTCAGTTTTCAATAGAATTTAATATTCCATTTTTTAGAGGAAGGCATCATGAATTCATGATTGATATCCCATTTACTTTTTTACTGTTGCTAATTcaatataaaactattaaaaaaaatttcccgaATTTTCTTGCCGAGGTTCatcatcttattttaaaaaaaatattattaaaaattgtaaataattatttattaatttttgtattttatataaaattttaaaataaaaagaagatggTATTTTTGTGGTTAACGATAAAAACAGATAGCACtttctcaaaataaatatatcggTGGTAGTTAGAAATATAATCCTTCGGCTGAAATCTTAGCTGTAGAACTAAGTTAAATACATAAACTATCGCCCGAAATTGAATCTACTCGAAAGATTTAATTATGGAAACGAGTGAAATACATTACTATCTGCATAATTATTATCACCTTAGATTACCTtttcaatgttatttttttatgtttacgtgtttgaaaaaaatacaattgaatTGTTGAAGTACAACAATCTAAAGAAgtctttctttattctttaagaagaaaaaaagtcaaTAATTTTGATCCATTTTAGCCTACTCCTATATGCTACAAGTTTTATATGTTTCACCACAGGTTCTAAGCTTGATTAACGATTCTTAAAATGTAGAGTTCAACAAGAtgaaattaatgatattaatatatGGAGCGTAATCTTGGATTGTGCCCAATAATATATGAGTCTCCTTTTAATCAAATAGAAATATGATGTGTTTATCCACAGGATTTCATTGATAAAGAGAATATGTTTAATTGAGGATTTAATAGCAACATCATGAACTTGATGTATTAACACTTTCTTTATCAACTCAGAAAAAAGAAACTTTATCTCCTTAGAGCAACTCCAATAGTAATTAGTTACTCTCCTGATATCATATCAACACTATTAGCaacccaaaattaaaatttgcacCATTAGAGAGGAATTGTGTGTGTGGTCAACCTAAGCTTTTGGCCGCTCTTCATAGCAACCGTTTCTCATCTCCAAATTGTGGGTCCTGTGTAAAAcacattattataataattgcttggaataaaataaatgtgggatccattaatttaaaaaacttcaatgaatttttttgttttagcaaAAAATTGATTGGGCTGCCTAGAGTAGGAAATGTGACCTGACATTAGAAAATGTGaaatgttataaataaatatatatatatatatatatatatatatatatatatatatatatatatatatgtataaaagaGAATCTCACAACTTAATAGAGTTGCTCTTACATTTCTGTGAAATAAGAGAGAAGCTTAACATTGTGTTTGTTATGGCAGAAatgaggaagaagagaaaaggaatggAGCGAATCACGAGAATCAAGAAAATTTCTCTCGTTTGTCACGGGACTGATGACAGAAAAATATTTGGAAACTGTGTGGGGGCCATGCAATGCTAAGAAATGTATTACTTTTATATGAGTGTTGTAAATATGATATTAGTAGtggatttagatttttttttttgaggataaaaatagttaatattttttaaaataaaaaattatataagttttattaaaaatgataataaaaaattaaaatttaagaggATAAAgtacataaaattattattaatgtattgtttcttttatcttttataattatttatattcatctttttaaaaaatttatcttgtgaggataacatctattttttatgggggcaaaaaatatttatttaatatattaaagtaaAAGCTGCAGCTAGGTTCGGAAGCAAAAACTGCAATAATACTTTATATAATTGTCATCACAAGGAGCATATATGGAAAGAAGGATATTACCATTGAAATATTTTCAAGTTTAATATGGCTTTTGATTCCCTAAAAATTAtgagtttaaaattttgttggtGGAAGATTCACACCATTTCAGGAACTTTCTATACTTTTCTCCTTTGAAAAGAAGAGTATAATGATCTAATATTCGTTTAAACGTTATTGTGGCAAGAAAATCAGTCAATTGGATTGGCTAGCTAGTTGAATACGATTCTAAAATAATGTCAAATGTATATTATACTAAGAAGGAAAATCGGCTTCTCAATGATAAGTTCTCATCAAGTTATTCTAAAAAGTGTTTAGCGTAGGTGATCGaagtaaaataacaaaaaaaatttaaaaatttataatgaaaatttttgaatatttttctatttatgaagacaaaaatatatattttagtctttctCTAGTTTTAGGTCGATTAGATTAACCCTAATTAAGAGTGAATGTCATGAAAtatgctttattatttttcttactaaaatacaattttggttttttatattttttttagttcacaATTTCTGTTggtcttattaaaaaaataaagacatttaaTCTCCTGATTTAAAAACATCAAGAAATTTGATCTTATCATCTAAATCAATGTGTCAATTATATTAAGTTATTAACTTTGAGCTAGCCTTAAATAGCATGTCAGTAtagcaattatattttttcaattttttattaatactagataattaaatttaataaataattatttaaaaatataaattatttattattttttctaatttttttttctaataggaTATGaccatcaaataaaaaaaactaataatcaaATGTCACATAAGATAAACTATGTTAGTTGGACGTCAAAGTTAAAAACTTAATGATCAAAGCATTAATTGGACGGTaggatcaaatttttttatttttaaaaattaaaaaaataaatatctctatttttaataaaaggatCTAAGttgaggataaaataaaataagaaaatcaaaattacatattatccttattttttctataagttTACGAATATTATGATACACCaattataagtttaaaaaattcatataaattgcatttcaaatgaaaaataatcagTAGTTGTCCAATTTCCTAAAATCTCATAATTAGACCATATACTATTAGACAGCATCGACAGTGTGCTTTTTCTGAATAGCATCACGAATGAGTTTGAGTGATTGTTCTAAATCATCACAAAGAAGGTAAGGATCCGAAATAACAAGTGGGTCCACTGCTAGAGAAATGGTCATGTTGTTAGCATAGCTTTGAAAATGGATGGTCAGTGCCTgccaaagaaataaaaaaaaaagtgtgcatTAATTTAATGTTCTATGCTAAGTAGAGTACCTTTTATATCTTTTTCCTCCATCAACTCTAGAGCTATTTATTAATCATGCATGGTGGCACTACTAGTAATTATGAATGATTCAATACTTACAAGTGGGTGTCCATATACACTAGGAGCAATGTATGCCACGGGATGACCATAGAAGCTAATTTCTTCCACAGGACCAGGCACATTGGAGAAGGCTACAGTAGTGTTAAAGAGAACTCTTCGTGTTATGGCAGCAGCAACCTACAATTTTACacaagatgaaaaatatattaagtgaTATCAGTTACTTTATCAATGCAAGCTTACTCTAAAGAAGTGTATCGTGAAAACAATTCTTTATAGATCCTACTTGTTTATGGTTGTAAATGAAATACTAATAGAAAGCTATACAAAAACTCATGACAATAACCAATTACCTTTACACCTAATAAATTGAGTACCAGCTTTGCACAAGCATAAGAGCAAATTGCTTCTAATGAGTGCTTCTTTCGGTCTATTGTGGCCTTAGCATGACGTACATATTCCAATGGATCTTTATACAAAACAATAGAGAAAGGGAGGATGATGTATCCCATGCAATTACCCCATTTGACTTTTGATTTCTCTGCCATCATATCTGCTAGttcctaattaaaataatgtttgatATAATAAGCAGCGCAAGGTAATAATCAATTAGTTAGAACTTTTTTttccaatgaaaataaaaattaatcatgagaaattaaaaaaatagaggacAACTTAACAACTTATCAACTATgaaatatttacaaatatatataatatcatttgATGAAATGATAGAGCAATATATcaaaaaagaatcataaaatttgtaacaaggaaattatttaattacataataacaaaaaatagttcATAATAGATAGACATTGAGTTATGAAAGACTCTCTATAATGTCAGGATATAAACTATTATTTatctgaaatatatttttatgcagTTTTGAATATGTAGTTTCTATATGgtatatagaaaagaaaaaaaaaacaagtggaTCTTAATTCGATAACCACATCATGTACCTGTATTCCACCAACAGGTCTAATGTTAACAAGAATTGATGCCCTAAGGCGAATCTTCTTGAGGACACTAGATCTCTGTTTCACACCGTTGCTATTTGCGCCTACATCTGCTTTGAGATCGAGTAACAAAGCGTTAACGAAAACAACTGATaattcatattctttttttaggTACAAATAATTTGCAGCACTATGGTTAATGGTATGAAGTTCGAGAAAGAtgaattgcaacaaaataaaacctTACCATATGCTCGATTCAAGTAGCGAGTGAGAGCGGCTTGTGTTACTCCCAATAAAACATCATTGATTGTCTAATTATCAACATTTAACcaaaacataataattaaaacacaatgtattgtcttttttttctccAGGTAGTGTTTTGTGTATAATCACACTCTTTTATACATGTAAAtacattaaaagaagaaaagatttGAAATAATATGTTTTGTTCTCAAAGACCGTTTAAGTTTCATGCCAAAAGAAGCTTTTATACCTTCAAACATAAGAATTTGATATCTCCAAGTTCATTATGTTGGGAATAATTTATaggtttaattacatttttttgttcttttaattAAGTATCGCAAATATGTGCAAATTAGGATTTCAAGTATCAGTACTATTATACTATTTTAATCTTAGCGTTGTCTTATATATACACATAAGTTAGGATAACTTAATTACACTTTTAATATTCTACAATTCTCatatcaaacaaattaaaagtgtcATTAAGTCATGTAAGCATATATGTAATGTAACATGTTAGTGGTCACATTATTGACACGTCAACGTTTAGTATTTCATTATTAAAATCTGTTAAATATTTGAGGAAGACTAACAAAGGATCAAAACTGCCTAATTGTTATATCTAGATAACCTAATTTGCACAGTTAGAACATGAGGGACCAAGATTGCCCATGCCAATTATGATACCCAAGAACCAAAAAAATGTGATCAGGCcttgattttttattctttaaaacaaacgcaaccaaagaaaaaaggaagagaagagaatTAGTTACCgttttcatttcattcttcACGAGCTTGATATCATCCATACTAACTGTGCGATGGACAATGCGCTTGTTATGTAGTTCAACCCCTAGCGCACCAGCTTTGAGAGGAGTTGGTGTGTCTTTGATGAAGAAAATGGTGAAAGTAAACAACAACATATCCACGAAAGTGTGCCAAATGAGAAGTAGTGCCCACCAAATTACGAAGAGCCACCGGAATGGGCTTGATGAGCGTTGATGTGAGGTGTCTTTCTTTTGGATTGGCACAGTTGGCAACGCATTAGGGTCAGAAGTTTTGCGAGTGGCAGCAAGAAGG is a genomic window containing:
- the LOC114425075 gene encoding O-acyltransferase WSD1-like isoform X1, with translation MASREREGEPLSPTGKLFHEPSLNCYVIAIMGCKTSINPQVIREGLCQTLLKHPRFTSKLVKKGRKTKWIPTKVDLDNHIIVPEIDSNLEYPDRFVEDYVSHFTKTPLDQSKPLWELHLLNIKTSDAEAVSVFRIHHSIGDGASLISLLLAATRKTSDPNALPTVPIQKKDTSHQRSSSPFRWLFVIWWALLLIWHTFVDMLLFTFTIFFIKDTPTPLKAGALGVELHNKRIVHRTVSMDDIKLVKNEMKTTINDVLLGVTQAALTRYLNRAYADVGANSNGVKQRSSVLKKIRLRASILVNIRPVGGIQELADMMAEKSKVKWGNCMGYIILPFSIVLYKDPLEYVRHAKATIDRKKHSLEAICSYACAKLVLNLLGVKVAAAITRRVLFNTTVAFSNVPGPVEEISFYGHPVAYIAPSVYGHPLALTIHFQSYANNMTISLAVDPLVISDPYLLCDDLEQSLKLIRDAIQKKHTVDAV
- the LOC114425075 gene encoding O-acyltransferase WSD1-like isoform X2; the protein is MASREREGEPLSPTGKLFHEPSLNCYVIAIMGCKTSINPQVIREGLCQTLLKHPRFTSKLVKKGRKTKWIPTKVDLDNHIIVPEIDSNLEYPDRFVEDYVSHFTKTPLDQSKPLWELHLLNIKTSDAEAVSVFRIHHSIGDGASLISLLLAATRKTSDPNALPTVPIQKKDTSHQRSSSPFRWLFVIWWALLLIWHTFVDMLLFTFTIFFIKDTPTPLKAGALGVELHNKRIVHRTVSMDDIKLVKNEMKTTINDVLLGVTQAALTRYLNRAYDVGANSNGVKQRSSVLKKIRLRASILVNIRPVGGIQELADMMAEKSKVKWGNCMGYIILPFSIVLYKDPLEYVRHAKATIDRKKHSLEAICSYACAKLVLNLLGVKVAAAITRRVLFNTTVAFSNVPGPVEEISFYGHPVAYIAPSVYGHPLALTIHFQSYANNMTISLAVDPLVISDPYLLCDDLEQSLKLIRDAIQKKHTVDAV
- the LOC114424968 gene encoding plant intracellular Ras-group-related LRR protein 4-like, producing MDLLPARSVDETVEEIMRLHRSLPARPGIEEVEAARTLVENVEREDQAKLEAVARARERKGPHVPEELFAVLQEMQKNVVLFQSKEQRREALKLLDLENVHVLFDELIQRASNCVSARSSGSKNSVSKRETSFSTASVSAFKKEPVKSSEILFTRDDSYMNKTKPNFYSDGYTIGPSVSSKPPILDSSLIPASTSGEQSGDKLSLIKLASLIEVSAKKGTRELILQNKLMDQVDWLPDSIGKLSSLIKLDLSENRIMVLPSTIGSLSSLTSLDLHSNKIAELPECVGDLLSLVYLNVGGNQLSSLPASLGRLVHLEELDLSSNQLSVLPDAIGSLVSLKILNVETNDIEEIPHSIGRCVALKELCADYNRLKALPEAVGKIESLEVLSVRYNNVKQLPTTMSSLSNLKELNVSFNELEYVPESLCFATSLVKMNIGNNFADMRSLPRSIGNLEMLEELDISNNQIRVLPDSFGMLTRLRVLKVEENPLEIPPRHVAEKGAQAVVKYMADLVEKKDVKSQPLIKKKKGWAHHMCFFSKSNKRKRDGVDFVKT